The Prevotella sp. E9-3 genome has a window encoding:
- the tuf gene encoding elongation factor Tu encodes MAKETFVRTKPHVNIGTIGHVDHGKTTLTAAITTVLAKQGLSEVKSFDQIDNAPEEKERGITINTAHVEYETAKRHYAHVDCPGHADYVKNMVTGAAQMDGAILVVAATDGPMPQTREHVLLARQVNVPRLVVFLNKCDMVDDEEMLELVEMEVREILEQYEFEEDTPIIRGSALGALNGVAKWEEKVMELMNTCDTWIQEPPRATDKPFLMPVEDVFSITGRGTVATGRIETGVIHVGDAVELLGLGEDKNSVVTGVEMFRKLLDEGQAGDNVGLLLRGIDKNEIKRGMVLCHPGQIKPFKKFKASIYVLKKEEGGRHTPFGNKYRPQFYLRTMDCTGEIHLPEGVEMVMPGDNVEITVELIYAVALNKGLRFAIREGGRTVGSGQITEVFED; translated from the coding sequence ATGGCAAAAGAAACCTTTGTGCGTACCAAACCGCACGTAAACATTGGTACTATCGGTCACGTTGACCACGGTAAGACCACTCTGACCGCTGCTATTACTACCGTTCTGGCTAAGCAGGGTCTTTCTGAAGTTAAGTCGTTCGACCAGATCGACAATGCTCCTGAGGAAAAGGAGCGTGGTATCACTATTAACACCGCTCACGTAGAGTACGAGACTGCAAAACGTCACTACGCTCACGTTGACTGCCCAGGACACGCTGACTATGTAAAGAACATGGTAACTGGTGCTGCTCAGATGGACGGTGCTATCCTGGTTGTAGCTGCTACTGATGGTCCTATGCCTCAGACTCGTGAGCACGTTCTGCTCGCTCGTCAGGTAAACGTTCCTCGTTTGGTAGTATTCCTGAACAAGTGCGATATGGTTGATGATGAGGAAATGCTGGAGCTCGTTGAGATGGAGGTTCGTGAGATCCTCGAGCAGTACGAGTTCGAAGAGGATACTCCTATCATCCGTGGTTCTGCACTCGGTGCTCTGAATGGTGTTGCTAAGTGGGAAGAGAAGGTTATGGAACTGATGAACACTTGTGATACTTGGATTCAGGAGCCTCCTCGTGCTACCGACAAACCTTTCTTGATGCCTGTTGAGGACGTATTCTCAATCACTGGTCGTGGTACTGTTGCTACCGGCCGTATCGAGACTGGTGTTATCCACGTTGGTGACGCTGTTGAGCTGCTCGGTCTGGGTGAGGATAAGAACTCAGTTGTAACTGGTGTTGAGATGTTCCGCAAGCTCCTCGATGAGGGTCAGGCTGGTGATAACGTAGGTCTGCTGCTCCGCGGTATCGATAAGAACGAGATCAAGCGTGGTATGGTACTCTGCCATCCCGGACAGATCAAGCCTTTCAAGAAGTTCAAGGCTTCTATCTACGTTCTGAAGAAGGAAGAGGGTGGTCGTCACACTCCATTCGGAAACAAGTATCGTCCTCAGTTCTACCTCCGCACTATGGACTGCACCGGTGAGATTCACCTGCCCGAGGGCGTTGAGATGGTAATGCCTGGTGACAACGTTGAGATCACTGTTGAGCTGATCTACGCTGTTGCTCTGAACAAGGGTCTGCGTTTCGCTATCCGTGAGGGTGGTCGTACCGTAGGTTCAGGCCAGATCACAGAGGTATTCGAGGATTAA
- the rpsU gene encoding 30S ribosomal protein S21, whose translation MIIVPVKEGENIEKALKKFKRKFEKTGVVKELRRRQQFDKPSVLKRLKMEHAVYVQKLRATEE comes from the coding sequence ATGATTATTGTACCTGTAAAAGAAGGCGAAAACATTGAGAAGGCCCTCAAGAAGTTCAAGAGAAAGTTCGAAAAGACTGGTGTCGTTAAAGAGCTGCGTCGTCGTCAGCAGTTTGACAAGCCCTCTGTTCTGAAGCGCCTGAAGATGGAACACGCCGTCTACGTACAGAAACTTCGTGCTACCGAAGAGTAA
- a CDS encoding GH92 family glycosyl hydrolase, which translates to MKKLYFLVLTMLTVLSAGAQQLTSFVDPLIGSGGHGHVFVGANVPFGMVQLGPIEKSRGWDWTSGYHYSDSIIVGFSHLHLNGTGCGDLGDIAFLPVSNAQQREIRFTHDQEAVRPGYYLLDTRDVAIELTATKRVGMHRYSFRQNHGQLRIDLNEGVGDILLAADLRQVDDCTIEGYRKSRGWAPRQEVYFSATFNTPVRLWEPQPGEGLVDLLDTSNPVLVKVALSPVSSEKARQNMEAELPGWDFDKVCEDADKAWERELARVRIETSNAQDRKIFYTSMYHLMVAPSEFCDVDLQYRGSDGRVYDGDFTNYTTLSLWDTYRAFHPLMTLIYPELQADYAETFIKIFEQQGRLPIWHLWGSETDCMVGSSAVPVLADLVLKGFVRDPEQAFRAMKVSQLQNVRSLGLLKQYGYIPYDKEPSNETVAKALEYCLDEDGLAQVAKQLGHEEDYTYFFNRSRSYEKYFDRELQFMRALGSDGNFRSEFDPIKVIHRADDYTEGNAWQYTWLVPHDVHGLISLFGGEQSFLKKLDEFFVTEGDMGPEASPDISGFIGQYAHGNEPSHHIIYLYNYAGQPWKAAPKLRYVMRQLYHAAPDGLCGNEDVGQMSAWYILSSLGLYQVEPSGGRFILGTPLFPKAEVSVGQGKTVRITARNLSDKNIYVQGVRLNGKKYTKTYIDFATLSKGATIEFQMGARPSKWGTAADDRP; encoded by the coding sequence ATGAAAAAACTCTATTTTCTTGTCCTCACTATGCTGACCGTACTGTCAGCAGGGGCACAACAACTCACCTCTTTTGTCGATCCGCTGATAGGCTCTGGCGGCCACGGCCATGTATTTGTCGGAGCCAACGTTCCTTTTGGCATGGTCCAGCTTGGCCCTATCGAGAAATCACGCGGATGGGACTGGACCTCCGGCTATCACTATAGCGATTCCATCATTGTCGGTTTCTCCCACCTCCACCTCAACGGTACCGGCTGCGGTGATTTGGGCGACATCGCTTTTCTCCCTGTCAGCAATGCCCAACAGCGTGAGATTCGTTTCACACACGATCAAGAGGCTGTACGCCCAGGCTATTATCTCCTCGACACCCGCGATGTGGCTATTGAGCTTACTGCCACCAAGCGTGTTGGCATGCATCGCTATTCATTCCGTCAGAACCACGGCCAGTTGCGCATTGACCTGAACGAAGGTGTGGGCGATATACTCCTGGCGGCCGATCTGCGACAGGTGGACGACTGCACCATCGAGGGCTATCGCAAGTCGCGCGGCTGGGCTCCACGCCAGGAAGTGTATTTCTCTGCCACTTTCAACACGCCCGTACGTCTTTGGGAACCACAGCCTGGCGAAGGTCTCGTTGACCTGCTCGACACCAGCAATCCCGTACTCGTCAAAGTGGCTCTTTCTCCTGTGAGCAGCGAGAAAGCCCGACAGAACATGGAAGCCGAACTGCCCGGTTGGGACTTTGACAAAGTATGTGAGGATGCCGACAAAGCCTGGGAGCGTGAACTGGCACGAGTGAGAATCGAGACCAGCAATGCTCAGGATCGCAAGATCTTCTACACCTCTATGTATCATCTGATGGTTGCCCCCTCAGAATTCTGCGATGTTGACCTCCAATATCGCGGTAGCGACGGTCGTGTATATGATGGCGATTTCACCAACTACACCACCCTATCCCTTTGGGACACCTACCGTGCCTTCCATCCTCTCATGACGCTGATCTATCCTGAGCTTCAGGCCGATTATGCCGAAACCTTTATCAAGATTTTCGAACAGCAGGGCCGTCTGCCCATCTGGCACCTCTGGGGTTCCGAGACCGACTGCATGGTAGGCTCTTCGGCTGTTCCTGTATTGGCCGACCTTGTACTCAAAGGTTTTGTGCGCGATCCCGAACAGGCTTTCCGTGCCATGAAGGTATCACAGTTGCAGAATGTCCGTTCGCTGGGTTTGCTCAAGCAGTATGGCTATATCCCTTATGACAAAGAGCCTTCCAACGAAACTGTTGCCAAAGCCTTGGAGTACTGTCTCGATGAAGACGGTCTGGCACAAGTAGCCAAGCAACTGGGGCATGAGGAGGATTACACCTATTTCTTCAATCGCAGTCGTTCGTACGAGAAATATTTCGATCGTGAACTTCAGTTCATGCGTGCCTTGGGCAGTGACGGCAATTTCCGCTCAGAGTTTGACCCCATCAAAGTGATTCATCGTGCCGATGACTATACCGAAGGCAATGCCTGGCAATATACATGGCTTGTTCCTCACGATGTTCATGGCCTCATCTCCCTGTTTGGTGGCGAGCAGTCATTTCTGAAAAAGCTCGATGAGTTTTTTGTCACCGAGGGTGACATGGGTCCAGAGGCATCCCCCGACATCAGTGGTTTCATTGGCCAGTATGCCCACGGCAATGAACCCAGCCACCACATCATCTACCTTTACAACTATGCCGGTCAGCCTTGGAAGGCAGCACCCAAGCTGCGCTATGTCATGCGTCAGCTCTACCATGCTGCTCCCGACGGTCTCTGCGGCAATGAAGATGTTGGTCAGATGTCAGCCTGGTATATTCTGTCGTCTCTCGGTCTGTATCAGGTAGAACCCAGTGGTGGCCGTTTCATTCTTGGCACACCTCTCTTCCCCAAGGCCGAGGTCAGCGTAGGTCAGGGCAAGACCGTTCGCATCACCGCCCGCAACCTGAGCGACAAGAACATCTATGTTCAGGGAGTGCGTCTCAACGGTAAGAAGTACACAAAGACCTATATCGACTTTGCCACACTCAGCAAAGGTGCCACCATCGAGTTCCAGATGGGCGCCCGTCCGTCTAAGTGGGGAACGGCTGCTGATGACCGTCCATAG
- a CDS encoding metallophosphoesterase, translating into MWMIIFMLLPVLGICYIGWHVWNIVPLSALWRTIIIGALVASFLMLFLNIGRYIDRLPMWMARWSYDVGSSSLFVLLYLALIFIVLDLGRLVHLVPRQWMYQNYYATSAIAIGLFFVFLFGNIKYYQKVRVPLALTTSKPLAKPLKLVMASDLHLGYHNPRKELKRWVDMINEEHPDLVLIAGDVIDMSIRPLMEENMAEELRRIEAPVYACLGNHEYYSSEPAAQRFIKEAGINLLRDSAVVVGDLCIIGRDDRTNQHRAEVSQLVQKADMSRFTILLDHQPYHLEMAEQAGIDFQFSGHTHYGQVWPISWITNAVYECAFGEYQKGNTRYYVSSGLGIWGGKYRIGTRSEYVVVTLDKEK; encoded by the coding sequence ATGTGGATGATTATCTTTATGTTACTGCCCGTGTTGGGCATTTGCTATATAGGTTGGCATGTGTGGAATATCGTACCACTGTCAGCACTTTGGCGTACAATAATTATTGGGGCACTCGTGGCTTCGTTTCTGATGTTGTTTTTGAATATCGGCCGATATATCGACCGACTGCCAATGTGGATGGCACGATGGAGCTATGATGTCGGATCGTCGTCGCTGTTCGTCTTGCTCTATCTGGCCCTGATATTCATTGTGCTCGACTTAGGCAGACTTGTTCATCTGGTGCCTCGACAGTGGATGTATCAGAATTATTATGCCACTTCAGCGATTGCCATCGGACTGTTCTTCGTATTCCTCTTTGGCAATATCAAGTATTATCAGAAAGTGAGAGTGCCTCTGGCACTGACTACCTCGAAGCCGTTGGCTAAGCCGCTGAAACTGGTGATGGCCAGTGATTTGCATCTCGGATACCATAATCCGAGAAAGGAACTGAAACGGTGGGTGGATATGATCAATGAAGAGCACCCTGACTTGGTGCTGATAGCCGGCGACGTGATAGACATGAGTATTCGCCCGCTGATGGAAGAGAATATGGCTGAAGAACTGAGGCGCATAGAGGCTCCTGTATATGCCTGTCTGGGTAATCATGAATATTATAGCAGCGAACCGGCCGCACAGCGATTCATCAAAGAGGCTGGCATCAACCTGTTGCGCGACAGTGCTGTCGTTGTGGGCGATTTGTGCATCATAGGGCGTGACGACCGCACCAACCAGCACCGTGCTGAGGTGAGTCAATTGGTTCAGAAAGCAGATATGAGCCGCTTTACCATCTTACTCGATCATCAGCCCTATCATCTCGAAATGGCTGAACAGGCGGGAATCGATTTCCAGTTCAGCGGACATACCCACTACGGACAGGTTTGGCCCATTTCGTGGATAACGAATGCAGTGTATGAATGTGCCTTCGGAGAATATCAAAAAGGAAATACACGCTATTATGTCAGCTCAGGACTCGGAATCTGGGGCGGTAAATATCGTATCGGAACACGCTCAGAGTATGTAGTTGTTACATTGGACAAAGAAAAATAA
- the hpf gene encoding ribosome hibernation-promoting factor, HPF/YfiA family has protein sequence MEIKIQSIHFDATEKLEAFIEKKVAKLEKTYEDIQKVEVQLKVVKPATAENKETSLTVIIPGNSPVHVEKVSDTFEEGVDLCVDALRVQLQKIKEKSRNY, from the coding sequence ATGGAAATTAAGATTCAGTCGATCCATTTCGACGCTACCGAAAAGTTAGAGGCGTTTATTGAGAAAAAAGTCGCCAAATTAGAAAAAACTTACGAAGATATACAGAAAGTAGAGGTGCAATTGAAAGTTGTTAAACCCGCTACAGCAGAGAATAAGGAGACGAGTCTGACTGTGATTATACCAGGCAACTCACCTGTTCATGTAGAAAAGGTTAGTGACACATTTGAAGAGGGGGTTGACCTCTGTGTGGATGCTTTGAGGGTGCAACTGCAGAAAATTAAGGAAAAATCGAGAAATTACTAA
- a CDS encoding tyrosine-type recombinase/integrase produces MIERFLDYLRYERNRSPLTVERYERSLRDFQTYFQNRDGSLTWASIDADLIRGWMETLMDKGNKATSVNADLAALHSFFRFAVSRKLLERDPAYAIVGPKKQKPLPQFLKEKDMDKLLDQQEWSDSYKDVRARTIILLLYEAGLRRSELVGLDDKDVDFDSCQLKVTGKRNKQRYIPFGQELCEALKHYVEVRNEQVKRNSTALFLNMRGNRMTGGQVYSEVRTQLSKVTFMKKRSPHVLRHTFATAMLNHDAGLENVRQLLGHESLQTTEIYTHTTFEQLKRVYKDAHPRGSEEPL; encoded by the coding sequence ATGATTGAACGGTTCCTGGATTATCTGCGCTACGAGCGGAATAGAAGTCCGCTAACGGTAGAAAGGTACGAACGGAGTCTTCGGGACTTTCAGACGTACTTCCAGAATAGGGATGGTTCGCTGACATGGGCTTCAATCGATGCAGATCTCATCAGAGGATGGATGGAAACATTGATGGATAAGGGCAATAAAGCAACGTCTGTAAATGCAGATCTGGCTGCCCTTCATTCTTTCTTCCGTTTCGCTGTGTCAAGAAAACTTCTGGAACGCGATCCTGCTTATGCTATAGTGGGGCCAAAGAAGCAAAAACCGCTTCCGCAATTCTTGAAGGAAAAAGACATGGACAAACTCCTCGACCAGCAAGAGTGGAGTGATAGCTATAAAGATGTACGTGCGCGTACAATTATATTATTATTATACGAAGCTGGGTTGAGACGGAGCGAACTGGTAGGGCTTGACGATAAGGATGTCGATTTCGATAGTTGTCAGCTGAAGGTTACCGGAAAACGCAACAAGCAGCGATATATCCCTTTCGGACAGGAACTCTGCGAAGCACTGAAACATTATGTGGAAGTGCGAAATGAGCAAGTGAAGCGAAATTCAACTGCATTGTTCCTGAATATGCGTGGCAACAGGATGACTGGTGGTCAAGTCTATTCCGAGGTGAGAACACAACTCTCGAAGGTTACCTTCATGAAGAAACGTTCGCCTCACGTATTAAGACATACTTTTGCCACAGCAATGCTCAATCACGATGCCGGACTGGAAAATGTTAGGCAGTTGTTGGGACATGAGAGTCTGCAAACTACAGAAATCTATACTCACACAACGTTTGAGCAGTTAAAACGAGTTTACAAAGATGCTCACCCGCGGGGGAGCGAAGAACCTTTATAG
- the secE gene encoding preprotein translocase subunit SecE gives MNKFVNYCKLCYNELAHEVTWPTQKELMQSASVVLVASLVIAVVVWILDTIFQHLMLFIYSFGA, from the coding sequence ATGAATAAGTTTGTTAACTATTGCAAGTTGTGCTACAACGAGCTGGCACACGAGGTAACATGGCCTACGCAGAAAGAGTTGATGCAGAGCGCTTCAGTGGTGCTTGTTGCATCTCTTGTTATTGCTGTAGTAGTATGGATTCTAGATACCATTTTCCAGCACTTGATGCTGTTCATATATAGTTTTGGAGCTTAA